In Deltaproteobacteria bacterium, a genomic segment contains:
- a CDS encoding site-2 protease family protein: protein MAPALMLLATFGSTLVAGALLAGGNPLARPADLVMGLMFNVPLLSILGVHELGHYAAARHHRVDVTLPFFLPAPSFIGTFGAFIRIRSPIPDRNALFDVGVAGPLAGVLVALPVLVIGLSLSDVRAAAGIGGIPLGESLIFKAAARMVLGAVPNGYDVVLHPVAFAGWIGLFVTMLNLIPSGQLDGGHIAYAIFGERYAEAARLVPYALLLMGILWVGWFVWAVLLFALGTRHQRTVYDEVPLTRRRKYLGAAAALLFLLSFSPSPFPV, encoded by the coding sequence GTGGCGCCGGCGCTCATGCTTCTGGCAACATTCGGCTCGACCCTGGTCGCGGGGGCGCTCCTCGCGGGCGGGAATCCCCTCGCGCGCCCGGCGGACCTCGTGATGGGACTCATGTTCAACGTCCCTCTCCTGTCGATCCTGGGGGTCCACGAACTCGGGCATTACGCGGCCGCGCGGCACCACCGGGTCGACGTGACGCTCCCGTTCTTCCTTCCCGCCCCGTCGTTCATCGGGACCTTCGGGGCGTTCATACGGATCCGCTCGCCGATCCCCGACCGGAACGCCCTGTTCGACGTCGGGGTGGCCGGGCCGCTGGCGGGAGTGCTGGTCGCGCTTCCGGTCCTCGTGATCGGCCTCTCCCTGTCGGACGTCCGCGCCGCCGCGGGAATCGGCGGAATACCCCTCGGTGAGTCGCTGATCTTCAAGGCGGCCGCCCGGATGGTCCTGGGGGCGGTCCCGAACGGGTACGACGTCGTGCTCCACCCGGTGGCGTTCGCCGGCTGGATCGGCCTCTTCGTCACGATGCTGAACCTCATCCCCTCGGGCCAGCTCGACGGAGGGCACATCGCCTACGCGATCTTCGGCGAACGGTACGCGGAGGCGGCGCGACTCGTCCCGTACGCCCTCCTGTTGATGGGCATCCTCTGGGTCGGGTGGTTCGTCTGGGCGGTCCTCCTCTTCGCGCTCGGGACGCGGCACCAGAGGACCGTCTACGACGAGGTTCCCCTGACGCGGAGGCGGAAGTACCTGGGCGCGGCCGCGGCGCTCCTGTTCCTCCTGAGCTTCTCCCCCAGCCCGTTCCCGGTGTAG
- a CDS encoding ATP-binding cassette domain-containing protein → MYPIPAGTIFREGRDASGIPLPELRRGLAVVPQDPFLFSDSVLENVCFGREAADPAAAREAASLARFLDEVEELPAGIETVVGERGVSLSGGQRQRATIARALCAGAPVLLLDDALSSVDAETEREIFEGILAVRGERTILFSTHRMASLSRCDRILVMAGGRIVEEGTHDALLSRRGVYFDLYSRQMLARELEESP, encoded by the coding sequence ATGTACCCGATCCCGGCCGGGACGATTTTCCGCGAAGGGAGGGACGCGTCGGGAATCCCGCTTCCGGAGCTGCGCCGGGGGTTGGCCGTGGTGCCCCAGGACCCGTTCCTGTTCTCCGACTCGGTCCTCGAAAACGTCTGCTTCGGGCGGGAAGCCGCGGATCCGGCGGCGGCGCGGGAAGCGGCATCGCTGGCCCGGTTCCTGGACGAGGTCGAGGAACTCCCGGCGGGGATCGAAACGGTGGTCGGCGAACGGGGGGTTTCCCTGTCGGGAGGCCAGCGGCAGCGGGCCACCATCGCGAGAGCGCTGTGCGCCGGGGCGCCGGTCCTCCTGCTCGACGACGCCCTCTCCTCCGTGGACGCGGAAACGGAGCGGGAGATCTTCGAGGGGATTCTCGCCGTCCGCGGGGAGCGGACGATCCTGTTCAGCACCCACCGGATGGCGTCGCTCTCCCGGTGCGACCGGATCCTCGTCATGGCGGGCGGGCGGATCGTGGAGGAGGGGACGCACGACGCCCTCCTCTCCCGGCGGGGAGTCTACTTCGACCTGTACTCCCGCCAGATGCTCGCCCGGGAGCTGGAGGAGTCGCCGTGA
- a CDS encoding ABC transporter ATP-binding protein gives MYAVSILGQRVILALRREMFSRMERLPVAFFDRTPTGRLMTRLTSDVEALQELISSGLVSTVGDAAVLAGTAAVMLWMDPRLALVVFCVLPALVLFVELLKKHIREANREMRRKLARLSAFLQEHVTGVAVVKAYAREEKSLRRFDALNGEYADESVRLTNLYSLYFPGVEMFASIAVALLLWRGGSQLLSGAVTFGTLVAFLEYAQKFYNPIRDMSDKYNILQSALASSERIFRLMDAEPSPEYAGGDEAVFAPGTPDRGAPGDPVPAIEFRDVWFSYPVPAPDGAAGGAEGPPVLRGVSFRLEAGQAGAIVGATGAGKTTVLSLLFRFYEIRRGKILLFGRDIRDIPREELRGMLSLVPQEPFLFSGTVLGNVAAGGPSVDAALSAVGVDRFSADWERGLSTEVGERGGRLSTGQRQMVSLARALAREPKVLLLDEATSSVDPVTEHRIQGALADILPGRTALVVAHRLSTVLSADRIIVMHKGKVRESGTHEELLALGGIYRRLHALQFEGAGDG, from the coding sequence ATGTACGCGGTGTCGATCCTCGGGCAGCGGGTGATCCTCGCCCTGCGCCGGGAGATGTTCTCCCGGATGGAGCGGCTGCCGGTGGCGTTCTTCGACCGCACGCCGACGGGGCGGCTCATGACACGGCTTACGTCCGACGTCGAGGCCCTCCAGGAGCTCATCTCCTCGGGGCTCGTCTCGACGGTGGGCGACGCGGCGGTGCTCGCGGGCACGGCGGCCGTCATGCTGTGGATGGATCCCCGCCTGGCGCTCGTCGTCTTCTGCGTTCTCCCGGCGCTCGTCCTGTTCGTCGAGCTGCTGAAGAAGCACATCCGGGAGGCGAACCGGGAAATGCGCCGGAAGCTGGCGCGGCTGTCCGCCTTCCTGCAGGAGCACGTCACCGGGGTGGCCGTGGTAAAGGCGTACGCCCGCGAGGAGAAGTCGCTGCGGCGGTTCGACGCGTTGAACGGCGAATACGCCGATGAAAGCGTCCGGCTGACGAACCTCTATTCGCTCTACTTCCCCGGGGTGGAGATGTTCGCCTCCATCGCCGTGGCCCTGCTCCTCTGGCGGGGAGGGTCGCAGCTCCTCTCCGGCGCGGTCACCTTCGGGACGCTCGTGGCGTTCCTCGAGTACGCCCAGAAATTCTACAATCCCATCCGGGACATGAGCGACAAGTACAACATCCTGCAGTCCGCCCTGGCCTCGTCCGAACGGATCTTCCGGCTGATGGACGCCGAGCCGTCCCCGGAGTACGCCGGGGGCGACGAGGCGGTTTTCGCCCCCGGGACGCCGGACCGGGGCGCTCCCGGGGATCCGGTCCCGGCGATCGAGTTCCGCGACGTCTGGTTCTCGTATCCCGTGCCGGCGCCCGACGGGGCCGCGGGCGGGGCGGAGGGGCCGCCGGTCCTTCGGGGGGTCTCCTTCCGCCTCGAGGCGGGGCAGGCGGGCGCGATCGTGGGGGCCACGGGTGCGGGGAAGACGACGGTGCTGTCGCTGCTCTTCCGCTTCTACGAGATCCGCCGGGGGAAGATCCTCCTGTTCGGGCGCGATATCCGGGATATCCCCCGCGAGGAGCTCCGGGGGATGCTCTCGCTGGTCCCGCAGGAGCCGTTCCTCTTCTCCGGCACGGTGCTCGGGAACGTGGCGGCGGGGGGTCCGTCCGTGGACGCGGCGCTGTCCGCCGTGGGCGTGGACCGGTTCTCGGCCGATTGGGAACGGGGGCTCTCCACCGAGGTCGGGGAGCGGGGGGGGAGGCTTTCGACCGGGCAGCGTCAGATGGTGTCCCTTGCCCGCGCGCTGGCGCGCGAGCCGAAGGTCCTCCTTCTGGACGAGGCCACTTCCAGCGTGGACCCCGTCACGGAACACCGGATCCAGGGGGCCCTGGCGGATATCCTCCCCGGGCGGACCGCCCTGGTGGTGGCCCACCGGCTGTCGACCGTCCTGTCCGCGGACCGGATCATCGTGATGCACAAGGGGAAGGTTCGGGAATCGGGCACCCACGAGGAGCTTCTGGCGCTGGGGGGGATCTACCGGCGGCTGCACGCGCTGCAGTTCGAGGGGGCCGGGGACGGCTAA